A single Arachnia propionica DNA region contains:
- a CDS encoding toll/interleukin-1 receptor domain-containing protein has translation MEQLVEALRREARQVLDDGFEVFFDRHDLRTREEWRTQLAWAVREAEVLMACVSKPYFESDFCLWEFQEYEVKPTGPDTGEGLVPVLLEDTSEQDQPDQEHRDWHARVTEMQGQDLRCVHP, from the coding sequence GTGGAGCAGTTGGTGGAGGCGCTGCGCCGGGAGGCCCGGCAGGTTCTTGATGACGGATTCGAGGTGTTCTTTGATCGTCATGATCTGAGGACTCGGGAGGAGTGGCGGACCCAGTTGGCGTGGGCGGTTCGCGAGGCCGAGGTGCTCATGGCGTGTGTGTCCAAACCCTATTTCGAGAGCGATTTCTGTTTGTGGGAGTTCCAGGAGTACGAGGTCAAACCGACGGGCCCGGATACCGGGGAAGGGTTGGTGCCGGTGCTGCTGGAGGACACATCCGAACAGGACCAGCCCGATCAGGAGCATCGGGACTGGCATGCCCGGGTGACGGAGATGCAGGGTCAAGACCTTAGATGTGTTCACCCGTGA
- a CDS encoding 2'-5' RNA ligase family protein yields the protein MQAVRKPYLVRRQSALMLKCSDTEPALQTLRERLDPSAADGVSAHLNLLYPFTTNLSMDDDDALIDVLRDFGRFHIDFTSTGWFGTDSVYLVPSEAAVLTNLVTRIREVFPEYPAFGAVPERAVPHVTIGKRAPLSELKAAEAEVLSKLPIRQVCTTVELWSGPPPGTGRWQRHRTYQLGT from the coding sequence ATGCAAGCCGTCCGTAAGCCTTATCTGGTGCGCCGGCAATCAGCGCTGATGCTGAAATGCTCGGACACGGAACCGGCGTTGCAGACCCTACGCGAGCGTTTGGACCCGTCGGCCGCCGACGGGGTCTCGGCGCATCTCAACCTGCTGTACCCGTTCACCACCAACTTGTCGATGGACGACGACGACGCCCTGATCGACGTGCTGCGTGACTTCGGGCGGTTCCACATCGATTTCACCAGCACCGGCTGGTTCGGTACGGATTCGGTGTACCTCGTGCCCAGCGAGGCGGCGGTGCTGACGAACCTCGTCACCCGGATCCGTGAGGTCTTCCCCGAATACCCCGCCTTCGGGGCCGTTCCCGAACGGGCCGTCCCGCACGTCACCATCGGCAAACGCGCGCCCCTTTCTGAGTTGAAAGCGGCTGAGGCCGAGGTGCTCAGCAAACTACCGATCCGCCAGGTCTGCACCACTGTCGAACTGTGGAGCGGTCCGCCGCCCGGAACCGGTCGCTGGCAACGGCACCGCACCTACCAGCTGGGAACCTGA
- a CDS encoding M20 metallopeptidase family protein, producing MSIREYCNQLNTELVALRRELHQIPEVGLHLPLTQARILKALEGLPLEITLGRSLSSVVAVLRGTAPGGGERPVVLLRGDMDALPVKELSGEPFTSTNGNMHACGHDLHMSLLVGAVKALVAHRDELAGDVIFQFQPGEESVNGCLHMLNEGLLDVAGRRPEAAWAIHVWAGLDPLGTFSTKPGPVMASTDEIKVRVIGRGGHGSAPHLAADPVPAMAEMITATHAMVTRRFSVFDPVVVSVGRVQAGTVANVIPEEAFFDATMRTFSDASRTRLKQLWPELLEGIARAHGVGVEIEVVEQYPVTVNDDAAADHVADVVQELFGEHRHVRWSEPLAAAEDFSRILETAPGCFIGLSACLPELDPATAPMNHSAYCRFDDSVVADGAALLAELAHRHLAPSAQ from the coding sequence GTGAGCATCCGGGAGTACTGCAACCAGTTGAACACCGAACTCGTGGCCCTGCGCCGCGAACTCCACCAGATCCCCGAGGTGGGCCTCCACCTGCCGCTGACCCAAGCCAGGATCCTGAAAGCCCTCGAAGGGTTGCCGCTGGAGATCACACTGGGCAGGTCGCTGAGCAGCGTCGTCGCGGTGCTGCGCGGCACCGCCCCGGGCGGGGGCGAACGCCCCGTGGTGCTGCTGCGCGGCGACATGGACGCGCTGCCCGTGAAGGAACTGTCGGGCGAACCCTTCACCTCGACGAACGGGAACATGCACGCCTGCGGCCACGACCTGCACATGTCGCTGCTGGTGGGGGCGGTCAAGGCCCTCGTCGCGCACCGCGACGAACTGGCCGGGGACGTGATCTTCCAGTTCCAGCCGGGCGAGGAGAGCGTCAACGGCTGCCTCCACATGCTGAACGAAGGTCTCCTCGACGTCGCGGGCCGGCGCCCCGAGGCCGCCTGGGCCATTCACGTGTGGGCGGGTCTCGATCCCCTCGGCACCTTCTCCACCAAACCCGGCCCGGTGATGGCCAGCACCGACGAGATCAAGGTGCGGGTGATCGGGCGTGGCGGGCACGGCTCTGCCCCGCACCTGGCTGCCGACCCGGTTCCCGCGATGGCGGAGATGATCACCGCCACCCACGCCATGGTGACCAGACGGTTCAGCGTCTTCGATCCGGTGGTGGTCAGCGTCGGCCGGGTCCAGGCCGGTACCGTCGCGAACGTGATCCCGGAGGAGGCCTTCTTCGACGCCACGATGCGCACCTTCTCCGACGCCTCCCGGACGCGCCTGAAGCAGCTGTGGCCGGAGTTGCTGGAGGGCATCGCCCGCGCCCACGGCGTCGGGGTGGAAATCGAGGTGGTGGAGCAGTACCCCGTCACCGTCAACGACGACGCCGCCGCCGATCACGTCGCCGATGTGGTCCAGGAGCTGTTCGGCGAACACCGGCACGTCCGCTGGAGCGAGCCCCTGGCCGCGGCCGAGGACTTCTCCCGCATCCTGGAGACCGCACCCGGCTGCTTCATCGGGTTGTCGGCCTGCCTGCCGGAGCTGGATCCGGCCACGGCCCCGATGAACCACTCCGCCTACTGCCGGTT